The Kogia breviceps isolate mKogBre1 chromosome 4, mKogBre1 haplotype 1, whole genome shotgun sequence genome window below encodes:
- the CXXC5 gene encoding CXXC-type zinc finger protein 5, with amino-acid sequence MSSLGSGPQDTGGSSSGSNANGSSGSGPKAGVADKSAAVAAAAPASVADDAPPPERRNKSGIISEPLNKSLRRSRPLSHYSSFGGSGGSGGGSMMGGESAEKAAAAAAAASLLANGHDLAAAMAVDKSNPTSKHKSGAVASLLSKAERATELAAEGQLTLQQFAQSTEMLKRVVQEHLPLMSEAGAGLPDMEAVAGAEALNGQSDFPYLGAFPINPGLFIMTPAGVFLAESALHMAGLAEYPMQGELASAISSGKKKRKRCGMCAPCRRRINCEQCSSCRNRKTGHQICKFRKCEELKKKPSAALEKVMLPTGAAFRWFQ; translated from the exons ATGTCGAGCCTCGGCAGTGGCCCCCAGGACACCGGCGGTAGCAGCAGCGGCAGCAATGCCAATGGCAGCAGTGGCAGCGGCCCAAAGGCGGGAGTGGCAGACAAGAGTGCAGCGGTGGCTGCTGCTGCGCCAGCCTCGGTGGCGGATGACGCACCACCCCCTGAGCGCCGGAACAAGAGCGGCATCATCAGCGAACCCCTCAACAAGAGCCTGCGCCGCTCCCGCCCTCTCTCCCACTACTCTTCCTTTGGGGGCAGCGGTGGCAGTGGCGGTGGCAGCATGATGGGCGGGGAGTCTGCCGAGAAGGCTGCCGCGGCCGCAGCCGCTGCCTCCCTGTTGGCCAACGGGCACGACCTGGCGGCGGCCATGGCTGTGGACAAAAGCAACCCTACCTCAAAGCACAAAAGTGGTGCTGTGGCCAGCCTGCTGAGCAAGGCAGAGAGGGCCACGGAGCTGGCAGCCGAGGGACAGCTGACGCTGCAGCAGTTCGCGCAGTCCACGGAGATGCTGAAGCGTGTGGTGCAGGAGCACCTACCGCTGATGAGTGAGGCGGGCGCTGGCCTGCCCGACATGGAGGCCGTGGCGGGCGCCGAAGCCCTCAACGGCCAGTCCGACTTCCCCTACCTGGGCGCCTTTCCCATCAACCCGGGCCTCTTCATCATGACCCCGGCGGGCGTGTTCCTGGCTGAGAGCGCGCTGCACATGGCCGGCCTGGCCGAGTACCCCATGCAGGGAGAGCTGGCCTCCGCCATCAGCTCGGGCAAGAAGAAGCGGAAACGCTGCGGCATGTGTGCGCCCTGCCGGCGGCGCATCAACTGCGAGCAGTGCAGCAGTTGTAGGAACCGAAAGACTGGCCATCAGATTTGCAAATTCAGAAAATGTGAGGAACTCAAAAAGAAGCCTTCCGCTGCTCTGGAG AAGGTGATGCTTCCAACGGGAGCCGCCTTCCGGTGGTTTCAGTGA